From a single Nitrospira sp. genomic region:
- a CDS encoding PqqD family protein, producing the protein MSSSPVYTKHSDFVQREVAGECILVPIRRKLAEANSIYVLNETGAAFWNSIDGIRSTLSIEQEIGDIYDVAMEQLHHDFETLLADLRMIGAIQEVPTHDGSAT; encoded by the coding sequence ATGTCGTCTTCTCCGGTCTACACGAAGCACTCCGATTTCGTCCAGCGAGAGGTCGCAGGCGAATGTATCCTCGTTCCAATCCGCCGGAAGCTGGCAGAGGCCAACAGCATCTACGTCCTGAACGAGACCGGTGCCGCCTTCTGGAATTCCATCGATGGGATACGCTCAACGCTGTCCATTGAACAGGAAATCGGTGACATCTACGATGTCGCTATGGAACAGCTGCATCACGACTTCGAGACCTTATTGGCAGATCTGCGCATGATCGGGGCTATTCAGGAGGTACCCACCCACGATGGTTCAGCGACGTAA
- a CDS encoding tetratricopeptide repeat protein, whose product MSDDDKHRARIFLHRGDLVQARAAWEAAVADDRTVVNQHALSASLGNLGNTYALMNEFSRAEDCYREVLQIQRTEHNLTAVAHTLVNLGNLHIASDHPEKAHPYYLEAMDLLRQLQDNRGLGILYNNLALQEARDGQWDQAVASFKQALDHHRTVGNEEGLAVTYSQLGKCYLDQEDLLRAERCLNNASEHYIKLGNEPAEAAVLRLLTTIYETRQDYTSALRCLERVVALDQRYALPELQADSDHLSHLKSSK is encoded by the coding sequence ATGTCGGACGACGATAAACATCGGGCCAGGATTTTTCTTCATCGCGGAGACCTCGTTCAGGCCCGCGCTGCCTGGGAAGCGGCGGTGGCCGATGATCGAACAGTCGTCAATCAGCATGCGCTTTCGGCTTCCCTTGGAAACCTCGGCAATACCTACGCGCTCATGAATGAGTTTTCCCGTGCGGAAGACTGCTATCGAGAAGTGCTCCAGATCCAACGGACTGAGCACAACCTCACGGCCGTAGCCCACACCCTGGTCAACCTCGGCAATCTTCATATCGCGTCCGATCATCCCGAAAAAGCGCATCCCTACTATCTTGAAGCCATGGATCTTTTGCGCCAGCTCCAAGACAACCGAGGACTCGGGATTCTTTACAATAACCTCGCACTTCAAGAGGCCCGAGACGGCCAATGGGACCAGGCTGTGGCATCATTTAAACAGGCCCTCGATCATCATCGCACGGTGGGCAACGAAGAAGGACTGGCCGTCACATATAGCCAACTCGGCAAGTGCTATCTCGATCAAGAAGATCTCCTCAGAGCCGAGCGTTGCCTCAACAACGCCTCTGAACACTACATCAAGCTCGGCAACGAACCGGCTGAAGCCGCAGTCCTCCGCCTCCTCACAACAATCTACGAGACACGTCAGGATTACACTTCTGCGCTACGATGTCTCGAGCGTGTGGTTGCGCTCGATCAGCGCTATGCGTTGCCTGAGTTGCAGGCTGATTCAGACCATCTCTCACACCTCAAGTCCAGCAAATAG
- a CDS encoding response regulator, with product MATILVIDDEPSIRGLLKEVLEKAGHRVLQAEDGRKGLTLYQQEPVDLVIMDLLMPETDGLEATLQLTREYLDAKVIAITGAQGDQNFLDVAKLFGARRAFEKPFDINKLLEAVEEELAA from the coding sequence ATGGCAACTATTCTAGTCATTGATGATGAACCATCCATCCGAGGACTTCTCAAAGAGGTCCTAGAAAAGGCGGGGCACCGCGTGCTTCAGGCTGAGGATGGGCGCAAAGGATTGACGCTCTATCAGCAGGAACCGGTCGATCTTGTCATCATGGATTTGTTGATGCCTGAGACCGACGGCCTGGAAGCCACCCTGCAGCTCACCCGGGAATATCTCGACGCCAAAGTGATTGCGATTACAGGCGCTCAAGGCGACCAGAACTTCTTGGATGTCGCCAAACTCTTCGGCGCTCGACGCGCGTTTGAAAAGCCGTTCGACATCAACAAGCTGCTTGAAGCAGTAGAAGAAGAACTCGCTGCTTAG
- a CDS encoding radical SAM protein: MVQRRKLDHLPDRFPLACQWEVTCRCNLHCIMCYTDCFNEPERIRQELSTVEVLRIMEELAEAGCLELCLTGGEPLARPDFFQIYERAITRGFLVTLFTNGTLITESIADRLAALPPHRVEISLHGITETTFEQVTLGRGSFQRCRQAIGWLTERRIPLTLKSTALTLNQHEILPIKRYVDTIESVGYKLGEEIRPALDGSGAPFQFALAPEALDELHRQDTQLLREACQKQVPDTRPCRSGVRRFHIDAYGVLQLCSGNRAQGYDLRKGSFQEGFYGHLPSFGCRWKHEATTDLLRPEVTHV; the protein is encoded by the coding sequence ATGGTTCAGCGACGTAAGCTGGATCACCTGCCTGATCGCTTCCCCCTCGCCTGTCAATGGGAAGTCACCTGTCGTTGTAATCTGCATTGCATCATGTGCTACACGGACTGCTTCAATGAACCGGAGCGGATCCGACAAGAGCTGTCGACCGTCGAGGTGCTTCGCATTATGGAGGAACTCGCCGAAGCCGGCTGCCTGGAACTTTGCCTGACCGGCGGTGAACCGCTCGCACGTCCCGACTTTTTCCAGATCTATGAACGAGCGATCACACGAGGATTTCTGGTGACGCTGTTTACCAATGGGACCTTGATCACCGAGTCGATCGCCGACCGCTTGGCGGCGCTCCCTCCTCACCGAGTCGAAATCAGCTTACACGGGATAACGGAAACCACCTTCGAACAAGTCACGTTGGGGCGAGGATCGTTCCAGCGGTGTCGGCAAGCAATCGGCTGGTTGACCGAGCGGCGAATTCCTCTGACGCTCAAGTCGACAGCCTTGACGTTGAACCAACACGAGATTCTCCCCATCAAGCGCTATGTCGACACCATCGAATCCGTAGGCTACAAACTTGGTGAAGAGATTCGACCGGCACTTGATGGGTCCGGTGCTCCCTTTCAGTTTGCGCTTGCACCGGAGGCTCTCGACGAACTCCATCGTCAGGATACGCAGCTCTTACGCGAGGCCTGCCAAAAACAAGTCCCGGACACACGCCCCTGCCGCAGCGGGGTGCGACGATTTCACATCGACGCGTACGGCGTTCTCCAACTATGCTCAGGAAACCGTGCTCAGGGCTATGATCTGCGGAAGGGATCGTTCCAGGAAGGATTTTACGGCCACCTACCTTCCTTCGGCTGTCGATGGAAACACGAAGCCACGACCGATCTCCTCCGCCCCGAGGTCACGCATGTCTGA
- a CDS encoding SagB/ThcOx family dehydrogenase, producing MENKTPASDVPAQTASIDPVDKVIHYHMRTKHHFNRYARSLGYLDWANQPDPFRRFEGAELFPLPLLKLDEAPLTPAYDEIYERGAVPCQPVSLSTLSRFFEFALALSAWKKAGESEWALRSNPSSGNLHPTEGYIVVPKIDGLNLATGLYHYAPKEHGLELRAEFSEEAVAHLLAPFPPGAFLFGLTSVHWREAWKYGERAFRYCNHDVGHAIGSSRFAAATLGWNMALLDGVDQDTVAMLLGTDRKEDFGEAELEHPDCLAVVWPSDNVKCEASFVKREYSKMPLFIDSAIVKELACGTWHGKANQLSQEHGVHWNIIDAAAEASWKRQADTGMIFLPPQAFSEPDTLHASRATIDAGPSAGQIIRQRRSAVAFDGKTSISAATFFHMMERVMPRADLPQPERPMPWDVWPYDPAIHLLIFVHRVDGLTPGLYCFVRNYKKVAFVQQAMNPELNWTIAPGCPEGLPLYWLLEGDARKIAAQVSCHQDIAGDSAFSLGMLAEFEGTLREQGAWWYPRMFWEAGLLGQVLYLEAEEARVRATGIGCFFDDPVHEIVGITNSALQSLYHFTIGGPVEDQRLQLLPPYHHVKRPS from the coding sequence ATGGAAAACAAAACACCAGCCTCAGATGTCCCTGCTCAAACAGCTTCCATCGATCCGGTTGACAAAGTCATCCACTACCATATGAGGACCAAGCATCATTTCAATCGTTATGCCCGTTCACTGGGGTATCTTGATTGGGCGAATCAACCTGATCCGTTTCGGCGGTTTGAGGGAGCTGAGCTTTTCCCACTTCCACTACTCAAGTTGGATGAAGCGCCGCTGACCCCCGCTTACGACGAGATTTATGAACGAGGAGCCGTTCCCTGTCAGCCTGTCAGCTTGAGCACGTTGTCCCGTTTCTTCGAATTCGCCCTTGCCTTATCAGCCTGGAAGAAGGCGGGTGAATCGGAATGGGCACTCAGGAGTAATCCGTCGTCCGGCAATCTCCATCCGACGGAAGGCTACATTGTTGTGCCAAAGATCGATGGACTCAACCTGGCAACAGGTCTCTATCATTATGCGCCGAAAGAACATGGGTTGGAATTGCGTGCCGAGTTTTCAGAAGAAGCAGTTGCTCATTTGCTGGCTCCATTTCCTCCTGGGGCCTTTCTCTTCGGACTCACCTCGGTTCATTGGCGCGAAGCCTGGAAATATGGTGAGCGAGCGTTTCGCTACTGCAACCACGATGTCGGTCATGCAATCGGATCATCTCGATTCGCAGCCGCCACGCTGGGTTGGAACATGGCGTTGTTGGATGGAGTGGATCAAGACACGGTGGCGATGTTACTTGGGACCGATCGCAAGGAAGACTTTGGAGAAGCTGAGTTGGAGCATCCGGACTGTTTGGCGGTGGTCTGGCCATCTGACAACGTGAAGTGTGAAGCGTCGTTCGTGAAGCGCGAATATTCAAAGATGCCGTTGTTCATTGATTCGGCCATTGTCAAAGAATTGGCCTGCGGAACCTGGCATGGGAAGGCGAATCAATTAAGTCAGGAGCATGGCGTGCATTGGAACATCATCGATGCGGCGGCCGAGGCTTCATGGAAACGACAGGCTGATACAGGAATGATTTTCCTTCCCCCACAGGCCTTTTCTGAACCCGATACGCTTCACGCTTCACGAGCGACAATCGATGCCGGCCCATCGGCCGGCCAGATTATTCGCCAGCGCCGAAGCGCTGTGGCGTTTGACGGCAAGACATCAATTTCTGCAGCCACCTTTTTTCACATGATGGAGCGGGTCATGCCACGAGCCGACCTGCCACAGCCGGAACGTCCGATGCCGTGGGATGTCTGGCCCTATGATCCAGCGATTCATCTCCTGATTTTCGTTCACCGTGTGGATGGGTTGACGCCCGGGTTGTACTGCTTTGTGCGAAATTATAAGAAAGTTGCGTTCGTTCAGCAGGCCATGAATCCAGAACTCAATTGGACGATCGCACCTGGTTGCCCGGAAGGGCTTCCCCTCTATTGGCTGCTCGAAGGCGATGCGAGAAAAATAGCGGCACAGGTGAGTTGCCATCAAGACATTGCCGGTGACAGTGCGTTTTCGCTCGGGATGTTGGCTGAGTTTGAGGGCACCTTGCGGGAACAAGGTGCTTGGTGGTATCCACGCATGTTTTGGGAAGCGGGCTTGCTCGGACAGGTGTTGTACTTGGAGGCCGAGGAAGCGCGGGTTCGAGCAACGGGGATCGGTTGTTTCTTCGACGATCCAGTCCACGAAATCGTTGGTATTACGAATAGCGCTCTTCAATCGCTCTATCATTTCACGATCGGCGGACCGGTCGAAGATCAAAGACTGCAACTGTTGCCGCCGTATCACCACGTGAAGCGCCCTTCATGA
- a CDS encoding acyloxyacyl hydrolase has protein sequence MDYCVRIFAAIALGTVLTVSSVQAGDVVPTITVGTQEVGITAGYMFSHRLTELHKTKQHGPAVMPSWMMTITDPIGDSWYRGQVSLGAEMVYLEFREPLVTHGIGFTPRIKYTFVALGRLRPYMEFAGGPFWTDLGGRIREQANEFNFVLLGGVGVSWFLTPQLAVNAGYRFHHISNAGTAFPNLGLNASLPFGGFSFYF, from the coding sequence ATGGACTATTGCGTTCGCATCTTCGCTGCCATAGCGCTCGGCACCGTTCTGACAGTATCCAGCGTCCAGGCCGGGGATGTCGTCCCGACCATTACGGTCGGGACACAAGAGGTTGGCATCACGGCCGGCTATATGTTCTCGCACCGGCTCACAGAACTGCATAAGACCAAACAGCACGGACCGGCCGTCATGCCGTCGTGGATGATGACGATCACCGATCCCATCGGCGACAGCTGGTATCGTGGACAAGTCTCGCTCGGAGCGGAGATGGTGTACTTAGAGTTTCGAGAGCCGCTGGTGACGCATGGCATCGGATTCACACCGAGGATCAAATATACGTTCGTCGCTTTGGGGCGTCTTCGACCCTATATGGAATTCGCCGGTGGGCCGTTCTGGACGGATCTTGGCGGGCGCATTCGTGAACAAGCCAATGAGTTCAACTTCGTGCTCCTCGGGGGAGTCGGCGTATCATGGTTTCTGACCCCGCAACTTGCCGTCAACGCCGGCTACCGCTTCCATCATATCTCCAACGCCGGGACGGCATTCCCGAATCTTGGGCTGAATGCAAGCCTGCCATTTGGTGGCTTCTCATTTTATTTCTGA
- a CDS encoding S24/S26 family peptidase — translation MAPIIQSESMAPTIQTGDGLELEDATDLQIGDVVVYRHDRLFICHRIHGIEGHRLFLRGDAVTGADEEIDVQQVVGRVDCVVRNGKRLDVRRSRFSPMGNQNDSVWSVAWTWSSQRARAPILLSINRIAGVPGINGLFRFILRRLMTITIMERVALQSLDGYVAGARVHLDQLRHHLLHPIGSDTLLVIHIGPAYIGICTLDPWRMQIRPFLHPFTTALVVETIASCHPVQLSPHSIRRATTAAENQ, via the coding sequence ATGGCACCGATCATACAATCGGAAAGTATGGCTCCGACGATTCAAACGGGCGACGGCCTTGAACTTGAAGATGCGACCGACCTGCAGATCGGCGATGTTGTCGTGTACCGCCATGACCGGCTATTTATTTGCCACCGCATCCATGGCATCGAAGGCCATCGGCTTTTTCTGCGAGGAGACGCCGTTACCGGCGCTGACGAAGAGATCGACGTTCAGCAGGTCGTCGGACGGGTTGATTGTGTCGTCCGCAATGGGAAGCGTCTGGATGTTCGCCGGTCTCGTTTCTCACCCATGGGAAACCAGAATGATTCTGTATGGAGTGTGGCATGGACATGGAGTTCACAACGGGCAAGAGCTCCCATCTTGTTGTCCATCAATCGGATCGCTGGAGTTCCTGGCATCAATGGCCTGTTCCGTTTCATCCTACGCAGGCTGATGACCATCACCATTATGGAGCGAGTGGCGCTGCAGTCCCTCGACGGATATGTGGCAGGAGCCCGCGTTCATCTCGATCAACTTAGACACCACTTGTTGCATCCCATTGGCAGCGACACCCTACTTGTGATTCATATCGGTCCAGCCTATATTGGAATCTGTACGTTGGATCCCTGGCGTATGCAGATCCGCCCATTCCTGCACCCATTCACCACTGCGCTTGTCGTGGAAACGATTGCATCGTGCCATCCGGTCCAGCTCTCACCTCACTCGATCCGACGCGCAACAACGGCCGCTGAAAATCAATAA
- a CDS encoding tetratricopeptide repeat protein, with product MNIDAFRQMVAKNPKGFLGRYGLGNKILQENGSVEEAIEHLTVATQLDPTHAASHLALGRALVQLGRNADAKPVLTAGIDAVLSGRSNGGKDLVPDMQELLRSLG from the coding sequence ATGAACATTGACGCTTTTCGCCAGATGGTTGCCAAAAATCCGAAAGGTTTCCTGGGGCGCTATGGGCTTGGCAACAAGATCCTTCAAGAGAATGGGAGTGTGGAAGAGGCCATTGAGCATCTGACGGTCGCCACGCAACTGGATCCGACCCATGCGGCTTCTCATCTGGCCCTGGGACGGGCATTGGTCCAACTAGGACGAAACGCCGATGCCAAACCGGTTCTGACCGCCGGGATCGATGCCGTCCTTTCGGGACGATCCAATGGAGGGAAGGATCTCGTGCCGGACATGCAGGAGCTGTTGCGCTCCCTTGGGTGA
- a CDS encoding radical SAM protein — protein MKQLDADTFLAELSWKAQQRRHPDSVTFELTYGCNLRCVHCFNPTHRALSHELTTREIRTILDQLAELGILTVTFTGGELGTRPDFQEIFGHTRQLGLVIQILTNATRVTSEFVRLLHDVGTEQACVSIYGATAATYERMTAVVGSYAAFRRGLALLASSAVPIVVRMPVTSLNYEEIHLCRSIAEELRCKFQYTFDLTPTVTGDLTPLQYRLSAETKIRLDQAMLPQWGSAPVEESCLAADGFIECACGHTRFAITPYGEMNLCTAFPIPQYDLKTGTVKEGWEYLKRTVDEAHPNDRYECPTCDVRSYCRQGRNDAWLETGDMSVCLPHYQEWAKLEQRTHALLDPRRPA, from the coding sequence ATGAAACAGCTCGACGCCGACACATTCTTGGCCGAGTTATCCTGGAAGGCGCAACAACGACGCCATCCGGACAGCGTGACCTTTGAACTCACCTACGGCTGCAATTTGCGCTGCGTTCATTGCTTCAACCCGACCCATCGCGCCCTGTCGCATGAACTCACCACCCGAGAGATCCGAACAATCCTTGATCAATTGGCTGAACTCGGCATACTCACCGTAACGTTTACCGGTGGCGAGCTTGGCACTCGTCCGGACTTTCAGGAGATTTTCGGCCACACCCGACAGCTAGGGCTGGTGATTCAAATACTCACCAATGCCACACGGGTGACGTCCGAGTTCGTGCGCTTACTCCATGACGTCGGCACCGAACAGGCCTGCGTATCGATATACGGCGCGACGGCCGCCACGTATGAACGGATGACGGCCGTTGTGGGATCGTATGCCGCGTTTCGTCGTGGGCTCGCTCTTCTAGCCTCAAGCGCTGTCCCAATCGTCGTGCGCATGCCGGTCACCTCCCTCAACTACGAGGAGATTCACCTGTGCCGATCCATCGCCGAAGAATTGAGATGCAAATTTCAGTATACGTTTGATCTGACGCCGACCGTAACCGGAGACCTCACGCCACTCCAATACCGGCTTTCCGCCGAAACAAAGATCCGGCTTGATCAAGCCATGCTCCCTCAGTGGGGATCAGCGCCTGTCGAAGAATCCTGCCTGGCTGCCGACGGATTCATCGAATGCGCCTGTGGCCACACTCGGTTTGCCATTACACCCTACGGCGAGATGAATCTGTGCACAGCCTTTCCAATCCCTCAGTACGATCTGAAAACCGGTACGGTCAAGGAAGGATGGGAATACCTCAAACGAACCGTCGACGAGGCTCACCCGAATGATCGGTACGAATGTCCGACCTGTGATGTCAGATCCTACTGCCGGCAGGGACGGAACGATGCGTGGCTGGAAACCGGCGATATGAGCGTCTGCCTGCCCCACTATCAGGAATGGGCGAAACTGGAGCAGCGTACCCATGCCCTCCTCGACCCTCGACGACCTGCTTGA
- a CDS encoding VanZ family protein — protein MDRNSPQRIALFTGLKQDKRILIWFGIFVLALAPMFPVSNFVGHAHWEHVRWIPFQGFSWSKNMLKDIITNTLWFMPFGYLLHNQLNWNSRSRWTIAAIITIAGGVSLSNELFQVFCHSRYPSMTDVACNVAGAGLGSYCAVKWPYEKCYGAVSSYFTSRSELS, from the coding sequence ATGGACCGTAATTCACCACAAAGGATCGCACTCTTCACAGGACTAAAACAAGACAAGCGCATACTGATCTGGTTTGGGATTTTCGTCCTCGCGCTCGCACCCATGTTCCCTGTGAGTAATTTCGTCGGACACGCGCACTGGGAGCACGTCCGGTGGATTCCCTTTCAGGGTTTCTCCTGGTCCAAAAACATGCTCAAGGACATTATCACCAACACCCTGTGGTTCATGCCGTTCGGGTACCTGCTCCACAACCAACTGAATTGGAATTCACGCTCTCGTTGGACTATTGCTGCAATTATCACCATCGCAGGCGGCGTCTCACTTTCCAACGAACTCTTCCAAGTCTTCTGCCACAGTCGCTACCCATCGATGACGGATGTCGCGTGTAATGTGGCTGGCGCGGGTCTTGGTAGCTACTGTGCCGTGAAATGGCCGTATGAGAAGTGCTACGGAGCCGTGAGCAGCTATTTCACGAGCCGTTCAGAGCTCTCCTAA
- a CDS encoding nucleotidyltransferase family protein, translating to MPSSTLDDLLEAYTQVSIRNRAILEEFTLIAQRFHQQEIAFIVLKGADVLSRLYGVRGARPLSDVDLLVHESDLPAIDRALRHLGFTQQIDGNPAYASADGALSLDLITTLWYLDQQELDSVWRRAQVRSLDATTISCLDTADLLIYLTAYSVIHRGHLSASFVHDMKLLIEKERPDWPVIVARTRQATLHVSLFHGLSHVVKIFPALPIPDSVLTMLGPTKRQERILAWLLRRLVTTEPLPEVGHLLLFLTQPHSNKMAWLKRRLFPSATFLSYRYGPAGQILPWKTRLSHFYHLTTAALDLIRRVLHRLTTTPTRGSR from the coding sequence ATGCCCTCCTCGACCCTCGACGACCTGCTTGAGGCCTATACTCAGGTCAGCATCAGAAATCGGGCGATCCTGGAAGAATTCACGCTGATCGCTCAACGGTTTCATCAACAAGAAATCGCCTTCATCGTCCTGAAAGGCGCGGATGTTCTTTCACGTCTCTACGGAGTCCGAGGGGCTCGCCCCCTCTCAGATGTCGACCTACTGGTCCACGAATCTGATTTGCCCGCCATCGACCGAGCACTTCGTCATCTCGGCTTCACCCAACAGATCGATGGTAATCCAGCCTATGCGTCAGCGGACGGAGCGCTTTCCCTCGATCTGATCACAACCCTGTGGTACCTCGATCAGCAAGAACTCGATTCAGTCTGGAGGCGTGCGCAGGTGAGATCCCTCGACGCCACGACTATTTCCTGCCTCGATACTGCCGATCTGCTGATCTATCTGACTGCGTACAGCGTCATCCATCGGGGGCATCTGTCCGCCTCCTTCGTGCATGACATGAAACTGCTCATCGAGAAGGAGAGGCCTGATTGGCCGGTGATCGTGGCACGAACCAGGCAGGCCACACTGCATGTATCTCTCTTTCATGGGCTGTCGCATGTCGTAAAAATCTTCCCCGCACTCCCCATTCCTGATAGCGTTCTGACGATGCTGGGTCCCACAAAGAGACAGGAGCGGATACTGGCCTGGCTGCTTCGGAGGCTGGTGACGACGGAGCCACTGCCTGAGGTCGGTCACCTTCTGTTATTTCTTACACAACCCCACAGCAATAAGATGGCTTGGCTCAAGCGTCGGCTATTCCCTTCAGCAACTTTCCTCTCCTACCGGTATGGTCCGGCAGGACAAATCCTACCCTGGAAGACGAGGCTCTCGCACTTCTATCACCTAACAACCGCTGCGCTTGATCTGATTCGACGGGTGCTTCATCGGCTCACCACCACACCAACCCGCGGTTCACGATGA
- a CDS encoding radical SAM protein — MSDARKLPAMAYGEFSRRIHTHATDAHHVTNAQLELTYRCNLHCRHCYTDPYNNKDWIAQELSLSEITRLIDDMAQLGILWLNLTGGEVFQHPRFWDIYDHAYHRGFLLQLYTNGTLFTEAMVARLQNRPPFTIDISCHSIDESSFDWFTQVPGSFRAFRRGLELLRTADLPFTLKTKGMNWNRQELPAIKDFVESFGQPFSLTTALSPRLDGDLSSLSHRLTPSDVAMVQVELMGGEPSEEECRVATELLQRPPDRLYRCGCGTNTIHINARGELGTCTMQYERRYSLRTYSLRDAIERLFTDIASLRYHQDVPCKTCELQSFCDKKPTEARWECGNPESPVPYNCDVALARAEMATQQTLLHPLGVSRG, encoded by the coding sequence ATGTCTGATGCACGTAAGCTCCCCGCTATGGCCTACGGCGAATTCAGCCGACGGATACATACTCACGCCACAGACGCCCATCACGTCACGAACGCGCAGCTCGAATTGACATACCGATGCAACCTCCATTGCCGCCACTGCTATACCGATCCCTACAACAACAAGGACTGGATCGCTCAAGAGCTGTCCCTCTCCGAAATCACTCGACTGATCGATGACATGGCTCAACTCGGAATTCTCTGGTTGAACTTGACGGGAGGTGAGGTGTTTCAGCACCCTCGGTTTTGGGACATCTATGACCACGCCTATCACCGCGGGTTCCTGCTCCAACTCTATACCAACGGTACCCTGTTTACCGAGGCGATGGTGGCACGACTTCAGAATCGGCCTCCGTTTACGATCGACATTTCCTGCCATTCCATCGACGAATCCTCCTTCGATTGGTTCACGCAAGTACCTGGCTCCTTTCGAGCGTTTCGGCGCGGGCTGGAACTCCTTCGAACAGCCGATCTCCCCTTTACCCTAAAGACGAAAGGAATGAATTGGAACCGACAGGAGTTACCGGCGATCAAAGATTTTGTCGAGTCTTTCGGGCAACCGTTCAGTCTCACCACAGCGCTGTCACCCCGGCTCGACGGGGATCTGTCTTCCTTGTCGCACCGATTGACTCCCTCCGATGTAGCCATGGTGCAGGTGGAATTGATGGGAGGGGAGCCCTCCGAAGAGGAATGCCGGGTAGCCACGGAACTATTACAACGGCCCCCGGATCGACTCTACCGCTGCGGCTGCGGCACGAACACGATTCATATTAATGCGCGAGGAGAACTCGGCACCTGCACCATGCAGTATGAACGACGCTATTCGCTGCGGACCTATTCCCTTCGCGACGCGATCGAACGGCTCTTTACGGATATTGCATCCTTACGCTATCACCAGGACGTTCCCTGCAAAACCTGCGAGCTTCAGTCTTTCTGCGACAAGAAGCCGACAGAGGCACGTTGGGAATGCGGAAATCCCGAGTCACCGGTTCCTTACAATTGCGACGTCGCCTTAGCCCGTGCAGAAATGGCAACACAACAGACGCTGCTTCACCCCCTTGGTGTCTCTCGTGGTTGA
- a CDS encoding class I SAM-dependent methyltransferase, which translates to MRILILCIRIFDGISTRIITFLFRIQQLLTGVLPAVASPDELTRYLQAHYGHTYHNAPAQYPEYSPIWALEPWEEDVLAHHMGRPGMVLVLGTGVGRESIAIAQQGYRVVGLELHFEALHWAIQRATARSASVWFVQASFLAIPVRAGSVDYVLLPSVMYSAIPGKRQRQTWLQNIRTSLKPQGRAILNFMVDREPETTTYRATLALARQIMKLPGANKSYQPGDTCHQSHFLHIFRTEEELRSEATETGATIHALNWANGFVILSWPTSIDPQS; encoded by the coding sequence GTGCGTATCCTAATTCTCTGCATCAGAATCTTTGACGGCATCAGTACCCGCATCATCACATTTCTGTTTCGTATTCAGCAGCTGCTGACCGGTGTGCTCCCGGCCGTCGCGTCCCCCGACGAGCTCACTCGTTATCTTCAGGCCCACTATGGGCACACCTATCACAATGCGCCGGCTCAATACCCAGAGTACTCCCCTATCTGGGCACTCGAACCATGGGAAGAAGACGTATTGGCCCACCATATGGGCAGGCCTGGCATGGTCTTAGTTCTAGGGACCGGTGTGGGACGCGAATCCATCGCCATTGCGCAACAAGGCTATCGTGTGGTGGGCCTCGAACTGCATTTCGAGGCCTTGCACTGGGCCATCCAGCGAGCAACTGCGCGGAGTGCGTCTGTCTGGTTTGTTCAGGCCAGTTTCTTGGCTATACCGGTGAGAGCCGGCAGTGTCGACTACGTCCTGTTGCCAAGTGTCATGTACAGCGCGATCCCTGGAAAACGTCAACGACAAACCTGGCTACAAAACATACGCACTTCCCTCAAGCCACAGGGACGGGCCATTTTGAACTTCATGGTTGATCGGGAGCCCGAAACGACGACCTACCGAGCGACGCTCGCGCTGGCCAGACAGATCATGAAGCTGCCCGGAGCCAACAAGAGTTACCAGCCGGGTGATACCTGCCATCAAAGTCATTTCCTTCATATCTTCAGAACCGAAGAAGAGCTCCGTTCGGAAGCGACCGAGACCGGCGCCACCATTCATGCACTCAACTGGGCCAATGGTTTCGTCATTTTGAGTTGGCCCACGTCTATCGATCCCCAATCCTGA